The Carassius carassius chromosome 34, fCarCar2.1, whole genome shotgun sequence genome has a segment encoding these proteins:
- the LOC132114571 gene encoding G-protein coupled receptor 61-like: MEHTTAYNTLWNITHSTSWRPITPQPNASGLSEPRDGHLLQTLGLCTMLLMDILAIVGNLAVMIVIARTPRLRKFVFVFHLCLVDLIAALVLMPLGMLSGQGFFNKALCQGYLCLSVGLISAAILTISAINVERYYYVVHPMRYEVKMTVGLVVSVLIGIWIKAILMSAFPLLGWALDREEAGPALGKVMGKIIEPKCCSLHWIEEGSQRLVFMVLFTLMYFLCPVLIIFVVYCNMFKVARVAAMQQGPVPTWMETPRPRSESLSSRSSMAASLSGARTTPQRTFSGGKAAVVLVAVGGQFLGCWMPYFSFHLYCTFMPSSHESLARMAQLEDVFTWMGYFCFTSNPFFYGCLNRQIREELARNLAFVFKWGRPGEEEQLPSREASIEENFLQFLQGTGCNMRPRNSQSISIPQQEEDNPLSTELHGPSVDFHIPGQIMEETSEFIEHQHMNNLNISDNCIKTKSELQG; encoded by the coding sequence ATGGAGCATACAACCGCCTACAACACACTGTGGAACATCACCCACTCCACCTCTTGGCGTCCAATCACACCCCAGCCTAACGCCTCAGGACTGAGTGAGCCCAGAGATGGACACCTCCTCCAGACGCTTGGCCTGTGCACCATGCTCCTGATGGACATACTGGCTATAGTGGGCAACTTAGCTGTAATGATAGTGATCGCCAGGACGCCGCGACTACGTAAATTTGTGTTTGTCTTCCATCTCTGCCTGGTGGATCTCATTGCAGCCCTGGTGTTAATGCCTCTGGGTATGCTGTCAGGTCAGGGCTTTTTCAACAAGGCTCTTTGTCAGGGTTACCTGTGTCTGAGCGTGGGACTGATCAGTGCTGCTATCCTCACTATCTCTGCCATCAATGTTGAGAGATACTACTACGTCGTTCATCCCATGCGCTATGAGGTGAAAATGACTGTTGGGTTGGTGGTTTCAGTTCTGATTGGAATATGGATCAAAGCCATCCTCATGTCTGCATTCCCTTTACTCGGCTGGGCGCTCGATAGAGAGGAGGCGGGACCAGCTCTGGGGAAAGTTATGGGGAAAATCATTGAACCAAAGTGCTGCTCACTTCACTGGATTGAGGAAGGGTCCCAACGGTTGGTGTTCATGGTCCTTTTTACCCTAATGTACTTCCTGTGTCCAGTCCTTATTATCTTTGTGGTGTACTGCAACATGTTTAAAGTGGCCAGGGTAGCTGCCATGCAGCAAGGGCCAGTCCCCACGTGGATGGAGACTCCTCGGCCGCGCTCTGAATCTCTGAGCAGTCGCTCCAGCATGGCGGCCAGCCTCAGTGGAGCTCGGACCACCCCACAGAGGACTTTCAGCGGGGGCAAGGCTGCGGTGGTCCTAGTTGCTGTAGGAGGTCAGTTCCTTGGGTGCTGGATGCCTTATTTCTCCTTTCACCTGTACTGCACCTTTATGCCATCCTCTCATGAATCCCTCGCACGCATGGCCCAGCTGGAGGATGTGTTCACCTGGATGGGGTACTTCTGCTTCACCTCCAATCCTTTTTTCTACGGCTGTCTGAATCGGCAGATCAGGGAAGAGCTGGCCAGAAACCTGGCCTTCGTTTTCAAGTGGGGGCGTCCCGGTGAAGAAGAACAGCTGCCTAGCCGAGAGGCTTCTATTGAGGAGAATTTTCTCCAGTTTCTTCAGGGCACAGGTTGCAATATGCGGCCAAGGAATTCCCAAAGCATCTCCATCCCTCAACAAGAAGAGGACAATCCTCTTTCCACCGAGCTCCACGGGCCATCTGTTGACTTCCACATTCCTGGCCAGATCATGGAGGAGACCTCGGAGTTCATAGAGCACCAACACATGAACAATCTTAATATATCAGACAATTGTATCAAGACAAAATCGGAACTGCAAGGTTGA